The following are encoded in a window of Castanea sativa cultivar Marrone di Chiusa Pesio chromosome 5, ASM4071231v1 genomic DNA:
- the LOC142635945 gene encoding putative ubiquitin-conjugating enzyme E2 24: MDVFLSESDWESISESGSSEDQEETEYLYGGQARSILSSLEESIEKIDDFLSFERGFFHGDLVCSVTDPSGQMGRVVGVDMLVDLESVKGKILKNVNSQTLLKIRSISVGDYVVCGPWLGRVDKVVDKVTVIFDDGSKCEVTVMDQEKLLPLSPNLLDDSQYPYYPGQRVRVGLLNVSKPAKWLCGIWRRNQDEGTVFSVEAGLVYVDWLASAPMGCDLSLPAPPCLQDSKNLTLLACFPYTNWQLGDWCMLPSADSKGVMDQTFLNTSTGHCIKEHENLARGFQRTHLSSNVEEIFVIVKTRTKVDVVWQDGSHSFGLDSQKLLPISVVNTYEFCPEQFVLEKGTFDDPHMSSSRKWGVVLSADAKERTVKVRWKILAMTEANNLDGDRTEETLSAYELIEHPDFSYCFGDVVFRLIQNQFGVPADKDHVYSETGMSEAPSLIGDNCNKNQNQYLSCIGLVTGFKDGAVEVKWATGSATKVAPYEIFRIDKVEDSTTTHVLYEENVEESNQEIIEQKQSHNHKGKDLFDSDGSDENYKTHSWEFSSFFLPKATIGFFTSIAASLFGSVGSTSLSCPVVSGLISEDGNESGSLHEKEVLETCDLLHTFRHTSSDHEVEETLDKDNDVLPFSKASENSDLFRQFDMVGDCSDHHFLGAGKGLALSQVKSSWLKKIQQEWSILEKNLPDTIYVRVFEERMDLLRAAIVGAPGTPYHDGLFFFDISLPLEYPHEPPSVHYNSGGLRVNPNLYESGKVCLSLLNTWTGTGSEAWNPGSSTILQVLLSLQALVLNEKPYFNEAGYDQQIGRAEGEKNSVSYNENAFLGTCKSMLYLLQKPPKNFEALVEEHFRRRSQNILMACKAYMEGAPVGCALGCGKTEGENLKGSSTGFKIMLAKLLPKLAEAFSGQGMVCSKFIEPEK; this comes from the exons ATGGATGTGTTCCTTAGTGAGTCTGATTGGGAGAGTATCAGTGAGAGTGGTAGTAGTGAGGATCAGGAGGAAACTGAATACTTGTACGGTGGGCAGGCTAGGAGCATTTTGTCAAGCCTTGAGGAGAGCATTGAGAAAATTGATGATTTTCTCTCATTTGAGAGGGGATTTTTTCATGGGGATTTGGTGTGCTCAGTAACAGACCCGTCTGGACAGATGGGCAGAGTGGTAGGCGTTGATATGTTGGTAGATTTGGAGAGTGTCAAgggaaaaatattgaaaaatgtaaattcCCAGACACTTTTAAAGATTCGCTCCATTTCAGTTGGGGATTATGTGGTTTGTGGGCCTTGGCTGGGAAGGGTAGATAAAGTAGTTGACAAAGTCACAGTCATCTTTGATGATGGATCAAAGTGTGAAGTCACTGTCATGGATCAAGAGAAGCTCCTGCCACTTTCTCCCAATCTACTGGATGACTCACAGTACCCATACTATCCAGGACAGAGAGTGCGGGTTGGTCTCTTAAATGTTTCTAAACCAGCTAAATGGTTATGCGGCATTTGGAGGAGAAATCAAGATGAAGGAACTGTTTTTTCAGTTGAAGCAGGTTTGGTGTATGTGGATTGGCTTGCATCTGCTCCCATGGGTTGTGATTTGAGTTTGCCTGCTCCACCATGTTTGCAGGATTCGAAAAACTTGACTTTGTTGGCATGTTTTCCATATACAAACTGGCAGCTTGGTGACTGGTGTATGCTTCCAAGTGCTGACAGTAAGGGTGTAATGGACCAGACATTTCTTAACACCTCTACTGGGCATTGTATTAAAGAGCATGAGAACTTAGCAAGAGGATTTCAGAGAACACACCTTAGTTCAAATGTGGAGGAAATCTTTGTTATTGTGAAGACACGGACTAAAGTTGATGTTGTGTGGCAAGATGGTAGCCACTCCTTTGGACTTGATTCCCAAAAGTTACTCCCTATAAGTGTAGTAAACACTTACGAATTCTGTCCTGAACAATTTGTTCTGGAAAAGGGTACTTTTGATGATCCACACATGTCTAGCAGCCGCAAATGGGGTGTTGTGCTGTCTGCAGATGCAAAGGAGCGAACTGTAAAGGTACGGTGGAAAATTCTTGCTATGACTGAAGCAAACAATTTGGATGGAGATAGGACAGAGGAAACTTTGAGTGCTTATGAATTGATTGAGCACCCAGACTTTTCCTACTGTTTTGGTGATGTTGTCTTCAGATTAATCCAAAACCAGTTTGGTGTTCCAGCTGATAAAGATCATGTGTACTCAGAAACTGGCATGAGTGAGGCTCCTTCTTTGATAGGCGATAACTGCAACAAGAATCAAAATCAGTACCTATCATGTATTGGCCTTGTTACAGGCTTCAAAGATGGTGCTGTGGAGGTGAAATGGGCTACTGGTTCTGCAACCAAG GTTGCACCTTATGAAATATTTCGGATTGATAAAGTTGAAGATTCAACCACTACCCATGTGCTTTATGAAGAAAATGTTGAGGAATCAAATCAAGAGATTATTGAACAAAAACAATCTCATAACCATAAAGGAAAG GATTTGTTCGATTCTGATGGCTCTGATGAGAATTACAAAACGCATTCATGGGAATTCAGTTCCTTTTTCCTACCTAAAGCCACCATTGGGTTTTTCACGAGTATTGCAGCAAGCCTATTTGGATCCGTTGGCTCAACTTCACTGTCATGCCCTGTTGTATCTGGCCTTATTTCTGAAGATGGAAATGAATCTGGGAGTCTCCATGAGAAAGAAGTACTGGAAACTTGTGATCTTTTGCACACATTCAGACACACAAGTTCAGATCATGAGGTGGAAGAGACTCTAGATAAGGATAATGATGTTCTTCCATTTTCAAAAGCTAGCGAGAACTCTGATCTGTTTAGGCAGTTTGATATGGTTGGTGATTGCTCAGACCATCACTTTCTTGGTGCTGGCAAAGGGTTGGCATTGTCTCAG GTGAAAAGCAGTTGGTTAAAGAAGATTCAGCAAGAATGGAGCATTCTAGAGAAAAATCTCCCTG ACACAATCTATGTCCGTGTCTTTGAGGAAAGGATGGATCTACTGCGAGCAGCCATTGTTGGTGCCCCTGGAACTCCATATCATGATggcctttttttctttgacaTTTCCCTTCCTCTGGAGTATCCACATGAACCACCT TCGGTGCACTACAATTCGGGTGGGCTTCGAGTTAACCCTAACTTGTATGAATCTGGAAAGGTCTGTTTGAGTCTTCTCAATACATGGACGGGAACAGGCTCTGAAGCATGGAATCCAGGGAGCTCAACTATTCTTCAGGTTCTTCTCTCCCTCCAGGCCCTTGTGCTTAATGAGAAGCCTTATTTCAATGAGGCTGGATATGATCAGCAGATTGGAAGAGCTGAAGGAGAGAAAAACTCAGTGAGCTACAATGAAAACGCATTCCTTGGCACCTGCAAGTCCATGCTATACCTACTACAGAAGCCACCTAAG AATTTTGAGGCACTGGTAGAGGAACACTTCAGGCGACGCTCTCAGAATATTCTAATGGCTTGCAAGGCATATATGGAAGGAGCTCCAGTGGGGTGTGCTCTTGGATGTGGAAAGACTGAGGGTGAAAATTTAAAGGGAAGTTCTACTGGGTTCAAAATCATGCTTGCTAAGCTCTTGCCAAAGCTTGCGGAGGCATTTTCTGGCCAGGGCATGGTTTGCAGCAAGTTTATTGAGCcagaaaaatga